ACCTACCGGGCCTGTATTCCTAGCGGTGTACAGGCGCAAGTTATTGCCACCCTGGGCGCCGTTGTCGGAGATGAAAACGATGAGCGTATTATCATCCTTCTTCAACTCTTTGAGTTTATCGAGGAGTTTACCCAGGCTTTGATCTACATGATCTATCATGGCTGCATAAACTTCCTGGCGCAGTTGCCAGTATTGCTGTTCATCGTAGGTGAGCTTGTCATATGGTTGTAAAGCGCCGTCATGTTGTGCTATCAGCTGGGTTTTATCGAATACGCCTTTTGCAATGGCGTTCTGATAGCGTTGTATGCGAAGCGAATCCCAACCGATACTGTATTTGCCCTTGTATTTGGCAATATCTTCAGGCAGTGCCTGTAAAGGCCAGTGTGGCGCATTGAAAGCAAGGTACAGGAAGAACGGTTTTTGTTCTTTGTTCTGTTCATCGAGGAAGCCCAGCGCCTGGTTTGTGATTTCATCGGTCAGGTATTTTCCTTTTTCGAGGTAAAAAGGTTCGTTATTGCGGTACAGGGCAACGTCGGCGTTCTCCTTTTCATTTATTTCGTAGTAGTTGCTGGCTCCGCCGATGAAACCGAAGGAGCGCTCAAAACCGCGCTGTGCGGGCCATTGGTCTTTATCGTCGCCTACATGCCATTTGCCGGAAAGAATAGTTGAGTAGCCGGCATTTTTCAACACTTCGGCCAGGGTTAATGATTCTTTATTGAGAAAGCCCTGATAGGCAGGCAATCCAAGGTTTACGTTGAAATAACCCACACCTGCTTTATGCTGGTATTGTCCGGTAAGCAATGAGGCGCGGGTGGGTGCGCAAATAGAATTGTTGTAGAACTCTTTTAAACGCAGGCCTTCACCAGCCAGCCTGTCGAGATTAGGCGTCTGAAGATCGAGGGCACCATAGGGGCCGATATCGGAGAAACCAAGGTCATCGACAAGGACGAGGATGATATTAGGCCTTTGGGGTTTCTGTGCCCAAAGCGGCAGCGTAGCGCCAATGGCCACTGCCAGCAATACGGATTTGAATGAACGTAATGAGATCATAAGTTAATTAGTTTAACCAGTCCGGGTGTTGTTTTAATTTGGGATTCAGGTTCAGTTCGCGTTGTGGCGTCGGAAAATGAATGTGTTTGGGAGCGGCCAGTGTTTTACCTGCTGCTTTAAGTGTAGCCACGTAGTAGTCGGCGCCGCGACGTGCAAGATCGAACCAGCGCTGGTATTCGAATA
The Filimonas effusa genome window above contains:
- a CDS encoding arylsulfatase, translated to MISLRSFKSVLLAVAIGATLPLWAQKPQRPNIILVLVDDLGFSDIGPYGALDLQTPNLDRLAGEGLRLKEFYNNSICAPTRASLLTGQYQHKAGVGYFNVNLGLPAYQGFLNKESLTLAEVLKNAGYSTILSGKWHVGDDKDQWPAQRGFERSFGFIGGASNYYEINEKENADVALYRNNEPFYLEKGKYLTDEITNQALGFLDEQNKEQKPFFLYLAFNAPHWPLQALPEDIAKYKGKYSIGWDSLRIQRYQNAIAKGVFDKTQLIAQHDGALQPYDKLTYDEQQYWQLRQEVYAAMIDHVDQSLGKLLDKLKELKKDDNTLIVFISDNGAQGGNNLRLYTARNTGPVGTAGSYEVQNSNWSQTGNSPLRNYKGTPYEGGISAPFIAWYPKKIRANTIATGTAHLIDLAPTFYQLAGATYPSSYNGVAANKLPGKSLLPLLTGETDKVDRAEPLFWERGGNRAVREGKWKLVSPADQPDKYELYDIETDRAENTDLAAKYPEIVQQLKEKYKQWATANDVVDYNKLRPQQQQGRSSVAPANAAPSNGTPARKRAN